The Cardiocondyla obscurior isolate alpha-2009 linkage group LG20, Cobs3.1, whole genome shotgun sequence DNA segment AATATCAGCTCCGCGTTGCCTTTCACCTTGCAAGGGCTATCAATTTCGTTGCCGGGAATATAATTTCCGGagctctaaaaaaaaaaattaaaaacgcacGTTCATGAGTTTAGTTTTACAGACACTTGTCGCGCCGGTATTTTTGAtaacagatatatatatatatatattaaaaaaaaaaaattactatgcTTACCTTCAATTGGAAGTCCTTGCCGAAGGAAGATTCACCTTTGTAAGATAATTCGTTATTCTCTTCCTTCGTGGATTCGTATTGCAGATTGAACGGTCGCGGTAAACGCGATCCTGACAAATTCAGAGTTATTCCATGCTCCTTCTTGTTCCCTTCGGTTCCAAGATTTTTCAGTTTCAGCTCGAGCTCTCCGGTTTCGCCGTTGAAATCGACAGCCTTCACTTGAACGTTTTTCTTGAACGTGTTCGTTTTGTAGTCGACGTCGAGGAATTCTTCGTTGTATTCGATCTTTCGCGATTTACCACCTTTGGTTTCGTGATCTTCCAACGCGCCGCTTGCGTGAACGTTGTACTTATTGTTGCTATCTTTTTTGGACGCGTGCTTGACGTTGCCGGTTATGTATCGACCGTTTGGCAGAGTGACGTCCGCTTCGGCAGTGAGCTCGCCTTCGCTAATGGAACCGTCCAGCTTGCCTTTGCCGTTCAGCTCGAATTTATGATTCATTATCTCGATCACATTCTTCGTCTCGATGCCGTTCTTCTTTATGTCATTCGCGGTGGACAGTTTGATGCGTTTGTTCGGATCTTTTTCCACATCGAATAGAAGTTCGAAGTCGCCGTTGTGCTGCGAGCCGACGACCGTCAAGTCGCCGGTTCCTTTGATTTTTCGCTTAATTTTCGGCAAGTCGATATTGAGCTGCGCTTTACCTTTGCCATCCTTGAGCGACAGCTGTCCTGCAACGTTCAAATAGTTCTTCACGTCTAAAGTCAGGCTGCCTTGAGGATTCGAGCCCTGTCGTTGTAGCTTCAGCAGAAAATCGACGTACTTAACATCGCTCACGATGAGATACGCCTGTGACTGAATACTGTTGGGATGCTCAACGTTTAGACTCGTgaaaacttttatctttttgtcGTCTAATTTTAAATCACTGTCGACCTCGAAATTCACGTTCTTATGATTGTCACTTTTGTACGTGACTAAAGCGTCGGCCTCGTATTTTCCTCCCGGTACGAGCTCGAGTTTGTTCTTGTACTTGCTCTTGTGCGGGTCAATGACCGTACGCTTAGATTCCAATTTTATGCTGTTCTGCAAGAGCTCGGCTTCGAAATCGAGCTCGTATTCGTGGCCGTTACCCGCCTTGGCTTTGCTGTGCTCGAGGAACAGCTTTGAGCCGAACTTGAATTTGTCGTAAGTGATGGCAATCTTGCTGTCGACGGAATTACTCTGAAGTTTGCCCTCGACTGCTAATTTCAACTTCGCGGCGGGATAAGAGATCTTGGTAGAGCCACCGATGACAGAGTTCTGCCCTTCTACATTCACTTTGGAGATAGCGTGATGCTCGAGGCTGAAGCGATTTATCTTCGAGTTCTGATCCGGGCCGTGAATGAAAATTAGATTATACGTGTACTCGTTCGGTTCTCTGTGCAATTCGGATTGAATGTTGAATCCGATGTTAGGATCCTTCGACGGTAATGCTGAGACGTTGATTGAGTAGTAAGTgtcatcttttttctttccttccaaCTTGAGATCGACGGACTCTTCGCCGTAATTTACCTTCATGTTCAAGCCGGCGGCGTTTTCCGCGGAGTAGACGTAACCGTCGAGGCCGACGAGCTTGTGGTCATTCGCGACCAAGGCCACTTTATCGAATATGTACTTCTTTCCACCCTCGTAATCGGCGACTTCTACGGTGCCTTGTACCTCGTATTGCTGAGACTTACCCCCAGATTTGCCGCCCGTTAATTTTTCGATATGTTCTGGCACTTTATACTCCAAGATAGGCTTATACTTGGCACCGTTCGCCAAAAAACCGGCGCGACCGTAATATTCTTGATTATCATTCAGTACGGTAATCGTAAGCGTGTGCTCTTTAGGTTCGTCTTTTATCACCGCTTCGATAGAAGCCTTTTTAAACGGAGAATCGAAGGAGAGCTTAGCGCGTTTTTGCGGCTCGAGAGCGGCCTCGGCGTTAAAAGATACGCGCCTGTTAGTTTTGCTGTTCGGCGTTTCTAATAAAATCTCCAACGATCTTGATTTAGGTGTCTTGTCGTAGTAGATCTTAAGATGTACGCTCGATAAATCGCTGTTCTCAAGATTAATGCCGAATTTCGCCGGGCCGTTCAGAGGGAATAACGCTCTCTTTTGCACGGAGTCGATGCCGTCGTAGGGAAATTCGATGTCGCCGCATACCGTTATGCCTAGAACACTGGATAGCTGCTCGAAGCagtctttatatattttacctttGCCGAATTTAGGAGCTTTGTACGTGTCGCCGACGCTTAAAAGAATTTCGCTGCTAACGCTTATGAgttcctcttttttcttcgGCGCACCGACGACGATGTCGACACCTTTGCCGTCTAATAGCTTCACCGTAATGTCATTGCCGATGTCTGTGTGCAGCGTGCTGATTACTTTCATGCCTGACTCAACGTCGAATCCTTTGACCACCAGATTACCAGCGACGCGAATAGAAGCGCTGGGCTCCAAGCCGAAATGAATGTCGGCGTTTTTCGGATTTTCTACGATCGTTGGAATATCTACTTTGCCGTAGGTTTTTATTTGAATCGCGCTAGTGCCGATTACGCTGAGAGAGAGAGCCATGCCGAGATTCGTCGGATAGACGACCTCCGCGTCGAGGAACTGCATATGATTTTGTAGATTGTAATCGAATTTCTTGAGCTTGTTCACTCCATTTTGTAGATCGCTGAATATCTTGTCGATGATACTCTCCGGCGTGAAGTCCGCGGGATTGCCGTCGTAAGTCAGATAAGCCAATTCAACGCCGAACAATTTAGCAGACAAATCGAAATTAAGCTGCTGGTCTACTTCGTTGCTCCTCAATTTTAAACCTTTCGCGAATTTGTCGAGCTCCACTTGTTTGACTTCACGCTTGCCGCGTAATTTACtgactttttctttaatatattttacgatattcTCCGTCTTATCGACGCCTTTTTCCACGAGATCGTCCACTTCGTACTGCGTCAAACGACCCTTCGGTCCAAAATAATGCTCGATTAATCTGTCGAGATTCTCAATGCGCGTATTGAGTTCCAAGAAATTGAAAGATCTTCCGAATATCTCGGTGGTTAAATTTACATTGATTGAGCGCGGCACGAAGCTATTCTGGCTGTAGATGACATTGCTTTCCGCGGAGGCACCGAGGCCGAGACCGCCTACATTATACGACAGTTCGTTGTTGAAAGAATATTTGCGGAAGTCCTCCGGGAATCTTGTTTGCGATTTAATTTGGCCGAGGTGCCTCTTCGCCTCGGCTTTGCTAGGATCGGCGGACGCTCGCAGGTTACGCAAATGACTCTGTATGAACGAGCCGACTTGATTCACCGGCTCCTTGTTCAAAGTTTCCTTGAGGCCGCTGGCGACGTGCTGGCAGGGGCAGGCGACCAAAGATAAGTAAGACTTGATTCTGATCTCGCTGTCTTCGTCGCGATTGCTGAGAACCTTTAGGAGGACGCTCTTCCATTTCATCGAGCAGCGCGTAGGCAAAGCCTCGATCGCGGCTACTCTAACTCGATTGCGGACGCTCTTGTCTTCGGCGATGCTAACTAATTTCTGTAGAGTGGCGTCGTCGAGAAACTTGGTGTTACCCAGGGCCTTTAAAGCCGAAACTATAAGACTTTCTTGATCTCTGCTCTTTGCCTTACCGTTGCCGACTTTCTCGCGGATTTTGTGTATAGCCTGTTTTACTTCGGCTACGTTCTCGCAGGTATGCTCCTGGCAGTATTTGCCTACCACCTGGCCGATGCCAAGGTACCCGAGGCGCGGTAAGTTCGGCTGATCGAGGAGGGAAGTGACCGCGGTCACCGACGGTAGATTCACGTGATTGACGAGGGCGAGACTCGCGTAGAATAACAGCGTCTGGACGCCGTTAAGCTCGTTGCTCTTCAACAGATCCACGACCACCTCCGCCGCCTCGCCGCTCCCGGTGCGGAAGAGAGCGTCGAGGAAGATCTTCTTGTCCAGAGTTTTGTCGAAGCCATTGCCGTTTTTCACTTTCTGATATATCGCTAGGATGTCGTTTTTGTTGCTGTAACGGAGGACCTTGACGAGATCCGCGAACTTTTCTGCCGCGTCGTGCTTTATGCTGTCGCGCTCTTCGGCGCTCGTCGCTTTCAAGGCTGCGGCGATGGTATCGGGAGACGATTTGACAACGGGATGCGGCGCCTCGAATATCAGGGACCTCGGTTGAGAAACCGGAGCGTTCGGGCTATCGCTTTTCTCACCCTTCAGCGTCAGGGTAGTCTGCACGATCGTCTTGGCGCTCACGTCTCCGTTGCTCCAGGGCTTCAATTTGTATGTCTCGACCGAGGTAGCTTTGTTTAAGATGCCGCGCTTGAAACGTTGCTCGACCCTTTGGTGCGACGACAGTAACGGAGCCGATTGAATGTCAGATTTATGATCGTAAATAGCGGACACGAGACCGTTTCTAATGCTCTCGCGATGAGAGCAACGGATCAGATTCCTTTCCTTCTGAATGACCAACGAGTCGCCGTCTTTGTGAAAATTGAAGTCAGTTGGACAGCCACCGAACACGTCAATCTAAATTTATaccgattaaaattataattacatattttatcgatataatttattttattttattttattttattttatttattttaattttttttttggagctagaacattaataattaatatatcgagACATTTAGTACCTCGTGATGAGCGGTAGAGCCAGATTCTTGTATAACAGCTGATTGAAATAACGAAGTGACTgctcttttaatattaagagaCGCTTGCGAGTCACCGGGTTCGGTACAGATTTCCGTATCGATGTGTCCGTTGTGATAGTTGAATTGTAGCGCGTACTTTTCAACATCTGGCAGTAATATTGGCtaaaagaacaaatataatatttacgaCAGATATTTTAGAGACCGTAAGTAAGAGCGGCTAAGTACTCACGGCTCCATTAATTGATAGGCCTTTCAGTCGGATCTGTCGGACGCAATCAGGCTTCGCTGATAGTTCAACAGTACCTTTCAGTTTCAAAGTCGCGTCACCTTGAGCATCGGGAACCGACGTTACGGACGTTCCTTCCAAATCGTATAGATATGTGTGTCCCTCTTGATACGCTTTACCTCCGTGCACTGCAGAAGTTCAGagataatttaagaaaacgcgtaaataaaacaaatccaacgcgaaattattcgtgcgtatatatattaaaaaagaaattttttttttaaataaaaatatacttacttCCATGACAGCCGACTGTACATTTATCTGCAACGCAAAGAGAAAAGTTGTAGTAATTAATATGACAAACAGATTATTAATACGATAAATGCAATACGAATATAACCGAAACAATAAAGTAAACGAAGCGCCGTTTGTTCAAATTAAATgccaatttaattttcgagcTTCGTCGAAATATGTAATTAAgtgaaagggaaaaaaaaagaaaaagaaaaaagaaaaaaaggaaaaaaaaaaaatgcagacgGGACATAATCTATTATGCTTGACGCACAGAttacattgaaaaaaatatatttatgcatCGAGTGAACCCGGTGCTAGGGTCGAGCGCTGATAACGTGCTGCTAATCGTGACTTTCTTGACCCTGGACCATGGAACTTCCATTTTTGTTCGATAGAGCGTGTCAGTACCCGCGAGCCGGCGGATTTAATGGTGTGCCACAATAGTTTCGCcctttaacatttaaattgatCCGAAAGAAGTCGACGTGACTCTTTGAGCGGGAGCTATAAAAGGTGGCGTATCAATCAATTGGGCAATACCTATGGTAATTTGACATTTACATTACGCTCTTTTTAGTCTGTCCAATCATTCAATTTGCGCGAGTTTTAAGTTGTACAAAAGGGCCATTTATTACGCTGTTGTACGTTACGCTCGGATTTTAAACATATGCATGGGCGTGcaataaatctattttttatcctttttcttttcttttcttttcttttttttttttaatgtgaacTACGACTCGTATAATACGTTTGATgataatgtaatatacatataatgttaaatacgtTAATGTATCGTACATTATGGCGGATTATCAGTACATATgtaatattgatatttattaacatactTATTAACATGTTGCGCTAAGTTTTATCTCTGATTTTACTTTATCTTGCTTACGCTTGGAAAAACAACATCGATGACACAATTCATAGACGAGCGCAAACAAGACACAACACGACAGATATAGTTGACTCAGTATATATGAAAAATCTtgatttttttcctctcgcggcgtgattttataattttactaaataacaCAACACtgttatattaaacatatttctattaaaagcagattatttaatttcgctaTGGCAGTACCTTCTCTGCGTCGACTTGTTTTCAAGATAAAAACCGCGCTATTAGGTCAATAATATGTAGAAACACGGATGTCATTTGGCGAACATGGCGGAAGTTTAAAGTTCACAAACTGCATTTATCACgaaaacattaatatcaattttactAGACACATAATCTATACGTTTGCTGGGCAActtatatcattaaaaatgctagtaaataataaataacaattcaaaattgtgtaaaaaacggtcgtattattatattattttgttcgaTTTTCTTTACGAGCGTACTTCGCACACACGCTAAGAAggctaagaaaaaaaaaaaaaaaaatatatatatatatatatatatatatttacgagcgtatatatttctttaaaacagATTACGAGCCGACTAAATATTACCCAATATCACACCGAGATTATTTCGCGCCGGGGCGcgttgcataattattttcttgacatttgaatataattaatttacattctcAGCAAGAGTTATCGCTTCTACGAAAATCCAAGTGCAAATAACGTGGCAAATAAAACTTGGACGATTTACAAATTGTCTCTGCAGGAGTTACGCGACAATTAGCGTTTTCCGTTGAAGCGATCGAACTGTCTCGCAGCGGAAGCAGTTAGATCTAATCCCGACAATTTATATTCGGTCAGATACGCGGGCGCGTACATAAAATCTGGCCCTACTAGGAAATTCACTATTCGCGGGCGGGGATAGAAGTAGGTGATTCTTTTAGAAGTAAATTGGTCGGGTAAAGTGGCTTCGTTCCGCGAAGGAATAATGCATGCCGGTAGGTGctgcgataaataaaaatatctagaTGACATTTTATTTAGACGGCGATGACGTAAGAAGTAGAGGGAGTCGGATAAAGGGAGATGGAAGGTAGTAAAATAATAGTGACCGAATaaacgaagagaaaaagaggtaGACCGTGGTGCAACAGGAGAAAGAGCAAGTTTCTTCAATAAGGGACAAAGGGATAAAGAATGACGCGTGCGAAAAGAGGGTGGTGGTCGAGGTGGAGGAAAGCGGGAGGGGAAtctttttcgcgcgcgagaaaatagACCGAAAGATGGATGAATTCGATTCGGCGAAGATGTACATTGTTTCCTCGTAACAATGCCGGGATGATCAAGCCCCCGTTTTCTTAATTGTCACTTCCGCGGGACGATCTCCAACCCGTCAAAACGTTGACGCGGCCGCTTCTCTTTATTTACCACCGGACCGatgaaattttacattttatccGCGGCAAACGCGCTACGCGGGGATTCCTTTGAAATTGTATTAgcacttttatttctctcaatTACTTCCAATTTTCTGTGCTTCTATTATTTGCCCTTTGACATGAAATCGAGTTTTCCGGACGACGAATAAGATATTTATAGGGACAGCTGAATATTTTTAGACGCAAtcgattaaacattttataaattatttcttaagtACATATAGGTGAAGTCGtttcgatttaatatttagataaattttgGGCGAAACTTCTATTTAATGTTTAGCGACCGAAAAacaacgacaaaaaaaaaaagaaaaaataaaagaaaaagatgttTGATAtcagagataattttttattaaaatttactttcgaGAAAGCCAACTTAAATTGCTACGCACAGAAGATGCGCGGATATCGCGCGAGTAAATTTATCATTACGCTCTTCAAATGTTTTTGTTGAATAATGCAACGTCGACAGACGTACACACAAGATGAAATACAAGCTCACTTAGAGAGAGTCTCGCCGGGATTTTGCTATAATCTAACAATTGCAACCATAATTTCTTGCGCCGCTCGCTCCCCCGACGTGCCCTCCGTCATTAGAGGCGCATCGTTCTTGTTACATTACTTAAACATACGCATTATGCAAATTCGCGGTGAACGACAGGGAGTATTCACTTTCATATTTCATGCTCAGGGACGCCGTATCTTTCTCGCGTTATTTCCCGGCGCGTTTAAACGTCGATCTTTCTCCTCGATGAACCCGCATTCTCTGCTCATATTTTTAACCCGACAATCGCGCTTTTATTTCTCGTATACAGGCGAGCCATTGTAATCATTTATCACGGATTTTAATGCACTTTTCAATGGCCGTCGAGTGGCTCGATATAACGGAGAGATGTTACGTTCGAAGGGACGTTtagaagaacaaaaaaaaaaagggaaaagaaatgTCTTTCCCGCGGGATCGTTTCTATTTCCTAACGTTTCGGAAAATACGGTGGCCGACAGGCGATCAAGGGGGGgattttatctataaaaattatatatataatttttttatttatattatatttatattaaattatatatatttctttttgttacagatcgacgcaacTGCGTTCACTCGCCGTCATCGAAAGTGCCGTCACCgccggtaataataattttacgaaccgcagtcggttcgtcggtcgtgcCGAGAGTTTGTTAAATATTCGGGCGGAATTTTTTGATATACGATTTTGTTTTTAACGCGAGTACCGAACCTGAAGCGCGCGAaagtgataattaaataattttcgcgattatcaaatcacggtcggggtgttcgcgagtgacttatacgcggaaggatggctcgtcacgtcccatctgagaggaggagcaggcccgggaagggcatcaggcatcggcggagcaactattaggtaaatataaattaaaaaaaaaaaatctttataaaaataaagctttacctttatattaattaaaacactaACATGCCTACATTaatgtttcattttatgttacagttacCAGCAAACATCtccaactccgctgaagcccatgcagattggtaagtcgcatggtttttttttcgtagtttgttaTTGGAAGactcttaaaaaatagtatGCGTAGCGCACACATGGTTTTTActagtacaaaaaaaaaggaaacaataACGTATATCACGATAGAAACCCCGACGATTGGAATCGGATGCCGATCGATTTGCCATTCCGCTCGAGAGAAAGAGCTCCgcggggagagagagagagaaagaacggcGATGTTCCATATCGTTTATACGCTCCCTTTAACGCACTTTAAAACGCGGCGGTGAAAGAACGTTTGTTACGTCGCAACGGTCAGATCGGATCTATTTTACTGGGATGTAGGGACGTCAGATCAATTTACCAAATGTCCGGTCGAACACGGGGGACCTGTAATCGTTTCAATGATACGGACCTCGTTCCAAGCACCGATACGCCGTACGCAAACTCTTTAACCATTATTTCGTTACTTCTAGAACGTACCAGGGTACCCACCCCCGCGTATGTGCCACGGCCGAGTTTACCTCCTTCGCGGGCTTAATTGCTACCGTCGTTACGTTAGAAACGCGACTGGCACGTTCGCGCCGGCCGGGCTAATATCGATTTGCCGGATCGCGTAATTTTCGTGAGCCCCTGTCATTTACGCGGACGAATTTACTACGccgcgcgaattaaataaatggaaaCGCGTTCCGCGGCTCCCCTGGCGACTTTTACATGCGGCCCCGTATCTCGCAACGTGTACGAGCGCGAAAATGAACGCTGACGCGCCCGGCGGGTCTTGCCCTCGAGATGTTTTACAAGAATAATCATAAATAATCGTCGTGTAAATCATGCGGCTGTTCCACCGTGCGTACATTGTATATGTTAATGCACGTGATTACTCGAGATTAACTGGAACAACACTTGATCGAAAGAAGAAATATAGGAGCACGATAAAGCGTTATCAACGCCGCGGCGGCGTATCGTGGAAGAAGGGATGATTTCCTCGTATCGTTCaaaagcaaaatataaaatcgacTATTGTATTAAGAGAATGAACAACATTTTATCGGCCAGCTCCATGCCGATTGGGACCATGAGATAATGGCATGTAATTCGGCGGCtcgcattttatttcattcacATTCGTGCGCGCGCGGGACTCGAAAATGCTTTCGCAAATAAATGCGCGTCTTTCTCGTTTTCGTGAAATAAAGGCGCTGGCCGAATAGAACTTTATTCCTTCCGTTGCTCGCTGCAATTTggcggaaaattaaaaaagaaaaaaaagaagaaaaaagaactgattaatttttttttatatgtatttaagcTGCAAGTACttttcacaaaattattttattgctcgTTACACTTTGCTCGAAATATAATTCAACTTAAAACATTCTTTGTTTGTTAACGGCGGCCTCCGACATTATCTTTCCTTAAGCTAGCGCTGTAATCGAAggaacaattttctttaatcttcCTCCAGTAATAAGAAAGCGTTAAACGCGCTCGATAAAACTTACTTCAGTTCTTCATTCACAAACAGAAAAGAAGCTCGCGCGCGTGGACTTtgattactaattaaaaatttgattactaattaaaattttgaacaAAGTGTAATTCAATGTGGAAAATTGTATGTTGATACAAATAATATCTGTGCCGGGGAATAAATTATGCTAGGATGATGGAGCGAAGATTTCGCGCggaagattaattatttttctctcgcttacgagagaaagaaagacagagagagattaatctaaatttaatGACATGTCAGATAAGTGCGTCACGATGGCTACGTCAAAGAtgagaacttttttttttttctttcccccttttttttctgtaaattgTAACGAATATATGTACACAACATTCGTAATCTGTAATTTCTTGCGTTAATTGCTAATGGAACAATAGCGCAGATAAAATTCCACAAATTATACATCTTTCGGGCTCGTATAACTCAcgaaaatatcaaaaaatttcGACACCCATTCGCGACGATAATCTCTATCCTTGACATAGCCAGTAACCTTATGATATTCAAACCTGACCGCGCCGAGCGCGTTGACCCTTTCTATCAACACTCGTgcattaatctttaatttgatagaaaaattaagacTCATCGAAGTCATCCGGTCTTCTCGAAAGCTCCGCAAGGGAGAACGTGGTTTAAATCTTTTGTATCCGAGCGTCGGGATGCGAGCGAGCCTTTTGCGTCTTTGCGATCTCCTTCAAGAGTATCGATAATTGAGCCACAAAGTTGCAACGTGATTCGATCCTTTTTGCAAATtcagtttaaatattttattaatcatcaTTTTCATACATCCGTCTTGGAAACTTCAAAGtgcgaaatatcgcgataacAATTTTGTAGCAAAACGGTAAGAGTACCGTCTGGTTTCGAACAACGTTTCGACTACCTTATTTCTCCTCCGCGTCGATAGAAGTATAAAAGTTACAAAATCGAAATCAACAGCCTTACGTTATCTCTTCGGGAGAAACTGAAACTCCCGGCGTGTCGCCTTATGTGCGCATGCATTTTTGCCGTCGATGCACTCGCTCAGTTTTCTCCgtgctacattttttttttttttttttcaaccggGGGTTGAAGTTTTCAAGGAAAAATCGAAAATCGGCGTTACCTCGGTCTCGTGACTTTCAACGCTTCCGTGATTATCGGAGAATAGAAAGAGGAGCGGAACGCGTGAATGTAACGGCCGTCCAACTCCCTTGGGGGGCCCGGTGGGTTAGAGGGGCGGAGGAGGGGGGTAGATCATGAAGCACCGGAGTACTTCGCTGAAAGGGGATGAGCGACAGGGCGCATTTTCCGCTTTACTTACTGCCTGAGGCGTCGACCGCCAGGAAGAGAAGGAGACAGCTGGCGAAGACGGCCGCCCTCGCGAGCCCCATGGCTTTCTCTCCCCGAGTGCCGCAAACTACTTTAGCACTACTCTCGCACAATCAGCGGTGACACGATCAGCGGCCACGGGCGACACGACAAAAGCGTCTGCGCTTTTCTTCGTGCGTGC contains these protein-coding regions:
- the Apolpp gene encoding apolipophorins, producing the protein MGLARAAVFASCLLLFLAVDASGNKCTVGCHGMHGGKAYQEGHTYLYDLEGTSVTSVPDAQGDATLKLKGTVELSAKPDCVRQIRLKGLSINGAPILLPDVEKYALQFNYHNGHIDTEICTEPGDSQASLNIKRAVTSLFQSAVIQESGSTAHHEIDVFGGCPTDFNFHKDGDSLVIQKERNLIRCSHRESIRNGLVSAIYDHKSDIQSAPLLSSHQRVEQRFKRGILNKATSVETYKLKPWSNGDVSAKTIVQTTLTLKGEKSDSPNAPVSQPRSLIFEAPHPVVKSSPDTIAAALKATSAEERDSIKHDAAEKFADLVKVLRYSNKNDILAIYQKVKNGNGFDKTLDKKIFLDALFRTGSGEAAEVVVDLLKSNELNGVQTLLFYASLALVNHVNLPSVTAVTSLLDQPNLPRLGYLGIGQVVGKYCQEHTCENVAEVKQAIHKIREKVGNGKAKSRDQESLIVSALKALGNTKFLDDATLQKLVSIAEDKSVRNRVRVAAIEALPTRCSMKWKSVLLKVLSNRDEDSEIRIKSYLSLVACPCQHVASGLKETLNKEPVNQVGSFIQSHLRNLRASADPSKAEAKRHLGQIKSQTRFPEDFRKYSFNNELSYNVGGLGLGASAESNVIYSQNSFVPRSINVNLTTEIFGRSFNFLELNTRIENLDRLIEHYFGPKGRLTQYEVDDLVEKGVDKTENIVKYIKEKVSKLRGKREVKQVELDKFAKGLKLRSNEVDQQLNFDLSAKLFGVELAYLTYDGNPADFTPESIIDKIFSDLQNGVNKLKKFDYNLQNHMQFLDAEVVYPTNLGMALSLSVIGTSAIQIKTYGKVDIPTIVENPKNADIHFGLEPSASIRVAGNLVVKGFDVESGMKVISTLHTDIGNDITVKLLDGKGVDIVVGAPKKKEELISVSSEILLSVGDTYKAPKFGKGKIYKDCFEQLSSVLGITVCGDIEFPYDGIDSVQKRALFPLNGPAKFGINLENSDLSSVHLKIYYDKTPKSRSLEILLETPNSKTNRRVSFNAEAALEPQKRAKLSFDSPFKKASIEAVIKDEPKEHTLTITVLNDNQEYYGRAGFLANGAKYKPILEYKVPEHIEKLTGGKSGGKSQQYEVQGTVEVADYEGGKKYIFDKVALVANDHKLVGLDGYVYSAENAAGLNMKVNYGEESVDLKLEGKKKDDTYYSINVSALPSKDPNIGFNIQSELHREPNEYTYNLIFIHGPDQNSKINRFSLEHHAISKVNVEGQNSVIGGSTKISYPAAKLKLAVEGKLQSNSVDSKIAITYDKFKFGSKLFLEHSKAKAGNGHEYELDFEAELLQNSIKLESKRTVIDPHKSKYKNKLELVPGGKYEADALVTYKSDNHKNVNFEVDSDLKLDDKKIKVFTSLNVEHPNSIQSQAYLIVSDVKYVDFLLKLQRQGSNPQGSLTLDVKNYLNVAGQLSLKDGKGKAQLNIDLPKIKRKIKGTGDLTVVGSQHNGDFELLFDVEKDPNKRIKLSTANDIKKNGIETKNVIEIMNHKFELNGKGKLDGSISEGELTAEADVTLPNGRYITGNVKHASKKDSNNKYNVHASGALEDHETKGGKSRKIEYNEEFLDVDYKTNTFKKNVQVKAVDFNGETGELELKLKNLGTEGNKKEHGITLNLSGSRLPRPFNLQYESTKEENNELSYKGESSFGKDFQLKSSGNYIPGNEIDSPCKVKGNAELILPSEKLRNVKLDFNQDVLIQSESGGVVDTKGSTTLTYNDDKSIKVDGAFKSSGLYDGEHPYESDLRLDLNILKVPPISLNDHFKYEPSGEKVTITTNTVVKYDQKEITLAFNPITYNLDLTNVDVKAKATTPYEKLHNIDLELKHQREKDGSGRKTDVALSVDSKKHTLSTEVRGSDTSPMIHIIYTCPAGKKTELLSKFNKLGDHEYTGEWKVETPEGFAVADAHVNLESIDNFVINVNLDSDKLKHRKMHAEIANSPTPKTGRRIVITVTSDGKNIVSGSTNYKKREEAGKIIIEGNGNLKIGEATRSSSFKYTRQQLTREKDGESGVVIVLNAKFDPAAVVGELKLSNKELLVFNSYCEQSKDCAHFKLQSSYDSDNKNYLNHELTVEVDLKKFNVPAEFGLKSSTELKESKLDHSANLYLHSSKDKSQYSYKLYVHPKESAAILTLPNREMAIVGTFDLPKTKQTGAFKVDVSVYLDRKNKPSDKTGLVATGDVNIEKNSGSVNGEIKFIYPSQPKDMAVKGKLHYGGEHLLDANVDIDVFSKKTQKINVVAKLNRQNIERGHNVTSVIEINSRGQQLKVDLKSHLAIAEYKFGFGSVLSYTDVHQKPKSVGALVALNPTEAYLLVTAPNKELIKADAKWELKKNLQKFDTEISIVGNKPIVINYEAHDWNRFTYTEYFKDNPNKVVVNGRIVLGQLAEIHAEHVENGAKKDLFHALVHLDDEKFLKPDFGYTKDNIVHLFEHSRKNTKELLKQLKDASNEIVDEAERELKDLVDHLKKAQPNFKPLLEYYENELNKLKNELNADQTIKDIEATLNKYFGAIIAAITNTMKQITLQVNELQKEYGEIVSKIEEAWKTIYPQLKESYNKIANAYINLVDSLADVSMAYFKTLLDLINEHQKELKELAIVASELAHDISKIIFKAVTQIKKDVEEFAALLGNQMKALPIFEIAKEQYQDLINLQIPETVLASIHELSEVVKSMLPTEELRQLFSATYEYIMKHVKHEKVDNTNEIKKIYDRAIDAIASLYKLLESSGALDELIDDLFDSHLPVQFESLTKLPVITSFKVSLVNLIRNNELPTAAELYYTYRPTLLPSDLIPPFSKFGIVVDGGHIFTFDGNHLSMPGDCTYVLAQDTQDGNFSVVANFNKGHLVSVTVTEPKESITLKNNGNILVNSKPGNFPASTKNLHAFLVASTVNVKSDYGVHVLCTNKQSMVCTVLVSGFYHGKLRGLLGDGNNEHYDDYTLPSGKITESETEFANGYKLKPDCAAVNAIDHKTKQRNPVCTDYFSGQKSTLKNCFNYVNPTHYRDACDAAANGNPQAPCLLATAYYASCYYKGVFGTSIPSTCTSCKVGENTIAVGDTFSVKSPKGQADIILVVEQVQENEKVFKDLIPTLITDLRDELKQQGITDVHIGLIGFADHLKWPQHYTTNSNSTNIEGDVKNMKFEESNDYITFEEAKKGNLETKLQYLDQKIDVELGTLGISDAYKEAINYPFRPAAAKAVVAVVSTPCEKSPLPISLQQLRLIIGRKMYRDLGLTYYHVYNTNEIQVSGKPQKNIVGYDSNGAYVFGDNKKKPLSGNADLKNNMVLPAVDVCADFAVASGGAAFSSSNLVDAKPNQKRQFAQITARKIVEDILSTEIEQDCACYQSHASARPRCKIVGRKEKEQPTRHTKREV